In Methanothermococcus thermolithotrophicus DSM 2095, one DNA window encodes the following:
- the argS gene encoding arginine--tRNA ligase encodes MEVEKRIQETLAEKVTELTGKEMEIRLEEPPSINMGDYSTNIAFRLAKDLRKAPKVIAEEIANSLEIDGVVKIEALNGYINFFLDYKDFSKENAEKILEEKENFGKGENKNKKVILEHTSANPNGPFHIGHGRNMVIGDSLKRILDFAGYDVETQYYVNDMGRQEAIVVFGIERFELDKNKKPDHAIGEVYVKANKLIEENPELEDDILNLMKNYEESSQKNEDNDIVKRFKFAVDYALSGFKESLKSLNIEHDKFVWESDYVRNGMVNEVIEKLMETGKVVKDDVYRLDLSDFGIEKKLVLARLNGTSLYSTRDIAYHVDKMKNCDIGINILGADHKLTAEMVNASLKLLGYKTPEIVFYEFISLPEGSMSTRRGRFISMDELFMEAKKRAIEEIKKRGIADDEDEISEIANKIAVGAVRYNIVRISPDKPMVFRWDEALDFEKVGCPVIQYAHARCCRILENAVESEKENPESMDLFNYELSEAEKILIKLLSKLPKIVEKAAEVRKPQIVANYALDVAQAFNKFYGNCPVLKEEDIIVKYSRIKIVEATKIVIENTLNLLGIECPGKM; translated from the coding sequence ATGGAAGTTGAGAAAAGAATACAGGAAACATTGGCAGAAAAAGTAACCGAATTAACAGGAAAAGAAATGGAAATAAGGCTGGAAGAACCTCCTTCAATCAATATGGGAGATTATTCAACGAATATAGCATTTAGACTTGCAAAAGATTTAAGAAAGGCTCCAAAGGTTATTGCAGAGGAAATAGCTAATTCACTTGAAATTGACGGAGTGGTAAAAATTGAAGCTCTAAACGGATATATAAACTTCTTTTTAGACTACAAGGACTTTTCAAAAGAAAATGCTGAAAAAATCTTAGAAGAAAAAGAAAACTTTGGAAAAGGAGAAAACAAAAACAAAAAAGTAATATTGGAACATACATCGGCAAACCCAAACGGTCCTTTCCATATCGGGCATGGTAGAAACATGGTTATAGGAGACAGTTTAAAGAGAATTTTAGATTTTGCAGGATACGACGTTGAAACACAGTACTATGTAAACGATATGGGAAGACAGGAAGCCATTGTTGTATTTGGAATTGAAAGATTTGAACTAGACAAAAACAAAAAACCTGACCATGCCATTGGAGAGGTTTATGTAAAGGCAAACAAACTCATAGAAGAAAACCCTGAGCTCGAAGATGATATACTGAACTTGATGAAGAATTATGAAGAATCTTCTCAGAAAAATGAGGATAACGATATTGTTAAGAGATTCAAATTTGCAGTTGATTATGCTTTAAGCGGTTTTAAAGAAAGTCTGAAATCCTTAAATATCGAACACGATAAGTTTGTATGGGAAAGTGATTATGTTAGAAACGGAATGGTCAATGAAGTTATAGAAAAATTAATGGAAACAGGAAAAGTAGTAAAAGACGATGTATATAGGCTTGATCTTTCAGATTTTGGAATAGAAAAAAAGCTTGTATTGGCCAGATTAAATGGAACAAGTTTGTACTCAACAAGGGATATTGCATACCACGTAGATAAAATGAAAAACTGCGATATTGGAATAAATATTTTAGGTGCAGACCACAAATTAACAGCTGAAATGGTAAACGCATCTTTGAAACTTTTAGGTTATAAAACACCTGAAATCGTATTCTATGAATTTATATCCCTTCCAGAAGGTTCAATGAGTACCAGAAGAGGAAGATTCATAAGCATGGACGAATTGTTTATGGAAGCTAAGAAAAGAGCCATTGAAGAGATCAAAAAGAGAGGAATAGCTGATGATGAAGATGAAATCAGTGAGATAGCAAATAAAATTGCAGTTGGAGCTGTAAGATACAACATAGTTAGAATATCTCCAGATAAACCAATGGTATTTAGGTGGGATGAAGCTCTTGACTTTGAAAAAGTTGGATGCCCTGTTATCCAGTATGCTCATGCAAGATGCTGTAGAATTTTAGAGAATGCAGTTGAATCAGAAAAAGAAAACCCTGAAAGTATGGATCTTTTTAACTATGAATTAAGTGAAGCCGAGAAGATTTTAATCAAACTCCTTTCAAAACTACCAAAAATCGTTGAAAAAGCTGCAGAAGTTAGGAAACCACAGATTGTGGCAAACTATGCACTTGATGTTGCCCAGGCATTTAACAAATTCTATGGAAATTGTCCAGTATTGAAAGAAGAGGATATAATTGTGAAATATTCAAGAATAAAAATAGTAGAAGCAACAAAAATAGTTATAGAAAACACCCTGAACTTATTGGGCATCGAATGTCCTGGAAAGATGTAG
- the rqcH gene encoding ribosome rescue protein RqcH produces MKTEMTNIDIHAAVKELQKVVNGKLDKAFLIDSQDGKELILKVHIPEVGTREIAIGIGKYKYITMTEYEREKPKNPPSFAMLLRKYLNNIKITKIEQHNFDRIVIFTFQWGETLYRLIVELFGEGNVIILDKEDRIILPLKIERWSTRRIVPKEIYKFPPQRDLNPFNLEYSIAYELFKDEFQKEENKDTECVRVVSRIFGLAGVYAEEICETAEVDKKTVNPSEEEIKKLFEGTKAFFNKVFNEKKPHIILKDGNYHDISPIELKKYEDLPPNYEKKYYEEFLNALDDYYSGFVIKKEIKKEESKLQKMVKKQERILQNQIESLKKYEKQVEESQIKGDLIYANYSLVDEILNTLKSAREKMDWEDIKKIIKENKEHPILSKVVSINEKNGEIVLKLSADYENKHIEKNVSLDIRKNAFENADVYYSKSKKFKNKIKGVKIAITLSEEKLNKLKKKEETEMETLKEKEESIKKKERKQRKWYEKFKWTVINGYLVIAGKDATTNETLVKRYLEKDDVVFHTLMEGAPFTAIKTEGKEVDEDTLQEVAKFAVSHSKAWKLGLGSADVYWVKPEQISKTAESGEYLKKGAFVIRGKRNFIRSVPLELGIGIVEYGGEEKLTTAPQNTLKNSFKKWVLLKPFKKKKGELVKELKKEFKEYNVDDEDILRVLPPGESNIANK; encoded by the coding sequence ATGAAAACAGAAATGACCAACATTGACATACATGCTGCCGTAAAAGAGCTCCAAAAGGTGGTGAACGGAAAATTGGATAAGGCATTTTTAATAGACAGCCAGGATGGTAAAGAACTGATTTTAAAGGTTCATATTCCTGAAGTTGGGACAAGAGAGATTGCAATAGGTATTGGTAAGTACAAATACATCACCATGACCGAGTACGAGCGTGAAAAACCTAAAAATCCTCCATCATTTGCAATGCTACTTAGGAAATACTTGAATAATATAAAAATAACAAAAATAGAGCAACATAATTTTGATAGGATAGTTATATTCACGTTTCAGTGGGGAGAAACACTTTATAGATTAATAGTCGAGTTATTTGGAGAAGGAAACGTTATTATACTCGACAAAGAGGATAGAATCATTTTACCATTAAAAATAGAAAGATGGAGTACGAGAAGAATAGTTCCAAAGGAAATATACAAATTCCCGCCACAGAGAGATCTAAATCCATTTAATTTAGAATACTCAATTGCTTACGAGCTCTTTAAGGATGAATTCCAAAAGGAAGAAAACAAGGACACAGAATGTGTTAGGGTAGTATCAAGAATATTTGGGTTGGCGGGAGTCTATGCAGAAGAAATATGTGAAACTGCAGAAGTCGATAAAAAAACGGTAAATCCATCAGAAGAGGAAATAAAAAAATTGTTTGAAGGAACTAAGGCATTTTTTAATAAAGTGTTCAACGAAAAAAAGCCCCACATAATACTAAAAGATGGAAATTATCACGACATAAGCCCGATAGAATTAAAAAAATATGAAGATCTTCCTCCCAACTATGAAAAAAAGTACTATGAAGAGTTTTTAAATGCCTTGGATGATTATTACTCAGGATTCGTAATAAAAAAAGAGATTAAAAAGGAAGAGTCAAAATTACAAAAAATGGTAAAAAAACAGGAGAGAATACTACAAAATCAGATTGAATCCCTTAAAAAATATGAAAAACAAGTAGAAGAAAGCCAGATAAAAGGAGATTTAATATATGCGAACTATTCCTTAGTTGATGAAATACTAAACACATTGAAGTCAGCAAGAGAAAAAATGGATTGGGAGGATATAAAAAAGATAATTAAGGAGAACAAAGAACATCCAATTCTAAGCAAAGTTGTAAGTATAAACGAAAAAAACGGAGAAATTGTATTAAAACTATCGGCTGATTACGAAAATAAGCATATAGAAAAAAATGTTTCACTCGATATAAGAAAAAATGCCTTTGAAAACGCAGATGTTTATTACAGCAAATCTAAAAAATTCAAAAATAAGATAAAAGGGGTTAAAATCGCCATAACACTATCTGAAGAAAAACTTAACAAATTAAAGAAAAAAGAAGAAACTGAAATGGAAACTCTCAAGGAAAAAGAAGAAAGTATAAAGAAGAAAGAGAGAAAACAGAGAAAATGGTATGAAAAATTCAAATGGACTGTAATAAACGGGTATCTGGTAATAGCAGGTAAGGATGCAACTACAAACGAAACACTCGTAAAGAGATACCTTGAAAAAGATGACGTAGTTTTCCACACACTTATGGAAGGAGCTCCATTTACTGCCATTAAAACAGAAGGTAAAGAAGTGGATGAAGATACCTTGCAGGAAGTTGCAAAATTTGCAGTATCCCATTCAAAAGCCTGGAAACTGGGTTTAGGTAGTGCAGATGTCTATTGGGTAAAACCTGAACAAATATCAAAAACTGCAGAAAGTGGGGAATACCTTAAAAAAGGAGCATTTGTGATAAGAGGTAAAAGAAACTTCATAAGAAGTGTCCCTCTTGAACTAGGAATTGGAATTGTTGAATACGGTGGAGAAGAAAAACTAACAACTGCACCGCAAAATACACTTAAAAATAGCTTTAAGAAGTGGGTTCTTTTAAAACCATTTAAAAAGAAAAAAGGAGAACTTGTTAAAGAGCTCAAAAAAGAGTTTAAAGAGTATAACGTGGACGATGAAGACATACTTAGAGTTTTACCTCCTGGAGAAAGTAACATCGCTAACAAATAA
- a CDS encoding cell wall-binding repeat-containing protein, giving the protein MLKKLILLLTLIVVPMVSATDVILVSDNPADYVAVEGIAKAVNATVIKTPWGIFNESVLDEIKSLNPNNVIVVGGPMAVVENYTKELENIGIEVERIAGENRYETNANLVLKFKHMFGNGTTVYVYHGDDIALNGTFQGMDKPLLVLLTNGVNLTVDPEDLDLEIEEVEVMDSPLYNGSLVAEKFKMKGANVKIKAVPQDEIEVMMENKITALKMKIDLLKSQGIDASELEDKLEELESILDETEEAMDEDKYEEAYKLMVELQGEQMAIVVRAHEMDDDHL; this is encoded by the coding sequence ATGCTAAAAAAACTGATATTATTGCTAACTCTGATTGTAGTGCCAATGGTATCTGCGACGGATGTTATTTTAGTAAGTGACAATCCTGCAGATTACGTGGCTGTGGAAGGTATAGCAAAGGCAGTTAATGCAACAGTAATAAAGACGCCGTGGGGCATTTTCAATGAAAGCGTTTTAGATGAAATAAAATCATTGAATCCTAATAATGTTATTGTTGTAGGGGGCCCGATGGCAGTTGTTGAAAACTACACAAAAGAATTAGAAAATATAGGAATTGAAGTTGAGAGAATTGCTGGAGAAAATAGATACGAAACCAATGCAAACCTTGTATTGAAATTTAAGCATATGTTTGGAAATGGAACTACCGTATATGTTTACCATGGAGACGATATAGCGTTGAATGGAACATTTCAAGGAATGGATAAACCACTCTTGGTATTACTTACAAATGGGGTTAATTTAACGGTAGATCCCGAAGATTTAGACCTTGAAATTGAGGAAGTTGAAGTGATGGACAGTCCACTATATAACGGTTCATTAGTAGCAGAAAAATTTAAAATGAAAGGAGCTAATGTAAAAATTAAAGCTGTTCCACAAGACGAAATAGAAGTTATGATGGAAAATAAAATCACTGCACTTAAAATGAAAATCGATCTATTGAAAAGTCAAGGAATAGATGCATCAGAACTGGAAGATAAGTTAGAAGAATTAGAAAGTATATTGGATGAAACTGAAGAAGCAATGGATGAGGACAAATACGAAGAGGCCTATAAATTAATGGTAGAACTTCAAGGAGAACAGATGGCAATAGTTGTTAGAGCTCACGAGATGGACGATGACCACTTATGA
- a CDS encoding P-loop domain-containing protein, which yields MKTKTQLIDEIISNIKTKYLDREKLTKLNKNKLFYVAKQADGNLKVVLPFVFGRSDFLNLNKEGLEGAAARIIEYIKEVIRKGKFPNLSGNLGRRYEALYEPITIINCDLNIGSDLWRADECNYISQDKIHLLLRLIFDEENPKIMGRKIDELAEELNEFIQKIPYNDLEKETINLINQKELRNSLDELGLVSFIADNSKPARSYTRIRRHHRIAGPKKGINVEFKTPMELNPIEVELFDGNVITGLGIKKREVFIITGRNAQGKSTLLEAIECGQDDHLIGDGREYIVTTKDISKASAGTMQMNGQDISLFFQKLPKGINGNPKKVHGTGSGSMTMAYQIQKALSTKTDLILIDEDNSAVNLLVNGLLSSWFEGVKPLSELIMNEREKLTSTFIIVTSSLDLLTASGDRAVYLEDHEVKYLDLDSFRRNLSEYYLKLSGELHQYK from the coding sequence ATGAAGACTAAAACCCAACTGATAGATGAGATCATAAGCAATATAAAAACAAAATATCTAGATAGGGAAAAATTAACAAAACTCAATAAAAATAAGCTTTTTTATGTAGCCAAACAGGCAGATGGAAATTTAAAAGTAGTTCTTCCTTTTGTTTTTGGAAGAAGTGATTTTTTAAATTTAAACAAAGAGGGACTTGAAGGAGCAGCAGCTCGTATAATAGAATATATTAAGGAGGTCATAAGAAAGGGAAAATTTCCCAATCTATCCGGAAATCTAGGTAGAAGATACGAAGCTCTATACGAACCTATTACCATAATAAATTGTGATTTAAACATCGGAAGTGATCTTTGGAGGGCGGATGAGTGTAACTACATAAGTCAGGATAAAATACACCTATTACTTAGACTGATATTCGATGAAGAAAATCCAAAAATAATGGGCCGTAAAATCGATGAGTTAGCGGAGGAATTAAATGAGTTTATTCAAAAAATTCCCTATAACGACCTTGAAAAAGAAACTATTAATTTAATAAATCAGAAGGAATTGAGAAACAGTCTGGATGAATTGGGTTTGGTATCATTTATTGCCGATAACTCAAAACCTGCAAGGAGTTATACGAGAATAAGACGGCATCATAGGATAGCAGGGCCTAAAAAAGGTATTAATGTGGAATTTAAAACTCCAATGGAATTGAACCCTATTGAAGTGGAACTATTCGATGGAAATGTTATAACTGGGCTCGGAATTAAAAAAAGAGAAGTTTTTATAATAACTGGAAGAAACGCACAGGGGAAATCAACATTATTAGAAGCCATAGAATGTGGACAGGACGACCATTTAATTGGCGATGGAAGGGAGTATATTGTAACAACAAAAGACATCTCAAAGGCTTCAGCTGGGACTATGCAAATGAATGGGCAGGATATAAGTTTGTTCTTCCAAAAACTACCAAAGGGTATAAATGGAAATCCAAAAAAAGTTCATGGAACAGGCTCTGGTTCTATGACTATGGCATATCAAATACAGAAGGCACTATCGACCAAGACAGATTTAATATTAATAGATGAAGATAATTCAGCGGTGAATTTACTTGTGAATGGTTTATTGTCAAGCTGGTTTGAAGGCGTTAAACCACTTTCAGAACTAATTATGAATGAGAGGGAAAAGTTAACTTCTACGTTTATCATAGTTACCAGTAGTTTGGACCTATTAACCGCATCTGGCGATAGGGCAGTTTATCTTGAAGACCATGAGGTAAAATATTTAGATTTAGATAGTTTTAGGCGTAATTTAAGTGAATATTATTTAAAACTAAGTGGTGAATTGCATCAGTATAAGTGA
- a CDS encoding 4Fe-4S binding protein produces the protein MGSIYFVPVVIVISLLTIIFGRVFCGWMCPLGFIFDLTYRLRVKLSGLKKLPEVPKNIHNKLKYLKYVILVLFIILTYHLTTYVYCSVCPIGALTNLSGTVISFVVLIGFIILGFIYPMAFCRYLCPIGALLGIFSLKPVFKLKLNKDKCVNCKLCEKKCPVQIELTEKIEQHECIRCFECKSACRKDAVKFGS, from the coding sequence ATGGGGAGTATTTATTTTGTTCCCGTTGTAATTGTAATATCACTGCTAACAATAATTTTTGGAAGGGTATTTTGCGGTTGGATGTGTCCACTGGGTTTTATTTTTGATTTAACATATCGATTGAGGGTTAAATTATCAGGGTTAAAAAAACTTCCAGAAGTTCCAAAAAACATTCATAATAAATTAAAATACTTAAAATATGTTATATTGGTGTTATTCATCATATTAACATACCATCTTACAACATACGTCTATTGTTCAGTATGTCCTATCGGAGCTCTCACAAACTTATCTGGAACTGTCATTTCATTTGTCGTTCTCATCGGATTTATAATATTGGGATTCATATATCCTATGGCATTTTGCAGATATCTCTGTCCAATAGGGGCGTTGTTGGGTATTTTCTCACTGAAACCGGTTTTTAAATTAAAACTTAATAAAGACAAATGTGTAAATTGTAAATTGTGTGAGAAAAAATGCCCAGTTCAGATAGAGCTCACTGAAAAAATAGAACAGCATGAATGTATAAGATGCTTTGAATGTAAAAGCGCCTGTAGAAAAGATGCAGTTAAATTTGGAAGCTAA
- a CDS encoding cell wall-binding repeat-containing protein translates to MLKKLMVLLSLIALSASVVYATDVVLVSDNSADQTVALEVANVLNATVVTTTWGIYDESVIDEIKSLNPDKVIVIGGNLAVVDDYIVALENAGLTVERIGGQTRYDTNANITLRFQNEFTHAYGNVTICVAHGMDDISLNETMARVRDGHCLVLLSNGTNLSVEPERLHLRINKVEVIENPVYPYNHSAVVNRLRNKGLNVAVQNIPEDRVKLMIQNRIRHMEMKIEMLKEQGINTTELEEKLNEVNELMNQNKYQDAYRIVLQLEGEQMATIRLQLHAGGHGKMMGNANMNNMGNMGAPMNHQNIGNAGTPANTNAPMNHQYENTTVGNAGAPHINHQNMKDGGMITAQH, encoded by the coding sequence ATGCTGAAAAAATTAATGGTGCTTTTATCACTAATAGCACTATCGGCATCAGTAGTATATGCAACAGATGTCGTATTGGTAAGTGACAATAGTGCAGATCAAACAGTAGCTTTGGAAGTTGCAAATGTATTGAATGCGACAGTAGTTACTACAACATGGGGAATATACGACGAAAGCGTAATTGACGAAATAAAATCGCTTAATCCCGATAAAGTAATAGTAATCGGTGGAAATTTAGCAGTTGTTGATGATTATATTGTCGCATTGGAAAATGCGGGTTTAACAGTTGAAAGAATCGGGGGACAGACAAGATACGATACAAACGCAAATATTACATTGAGATTCCAAAATGAGTTTACTCATGCCTATGGAAATGTAACAATCTGCGTTGCTCATGGAATGGATGATATATCACTGAACGAAACAATGGCAAGAGTAAGAGACGGTCATTGTTTGGTATTACTATCAAACGGCACAAACCTATCAGTAGAACCTGAAAGATTACATTTGAGAATTAATAAAGTAGAAGTGATTGAAAATCCAGTTTACCCATACAATCACTCAGCAGTGGTAAATAGATTGAGAAATAAGGGGCTTAATGTGGCTGTTCAGAATATTCCAGAAGACCGAGTAAAATTGATGATACAAAATAGAATAAGACACATGGAAATGAAAATTGAAATGTTAAAAGAACAGGGAATAAACACCACTGAATTAGAAGAAAAATTAAATGAAGTTAATGAATTAATGAACCAAAATAAATACCAAGATGCATACCGAATAGTTTTACAGTTAGAAGGGGAACAGATGGCAACGATTAGGTTGCAATTACATGCTGGCGGTCATGGTAAAATGATGGGGAATGCAAACATGAATAATATGGGCAACATGGGAGCTCCTATGAACCACCAAAATATTGGAAATGCAGGAACTCCTGCAAACACCAACGCACCTATGAACCATCAATATGAAAATACCACAGTAGGAAATGCAGGAGCTCCACACATTAATCATCAAAACATGAAGGATGGTGGCATGATAACTGCACAACACTGA
- a CDS encoding adenylate kinase produces MKNKLVVVTGVPGVGGTTITQKAMEKLSEEGINYKMVNFGTVMFEVAQEENLVEDRDQMRKLDPDTQKRIQKLAGRKIAEMVKESPVVVDTHSTIKTPKGYLPGLPVWVLNELNPDIIIVVETSGDEILIRRLNDETRNRDLETTAGIEEHQIMNRAAAMTYGVLTGATVKIIQNKNNLLDYAVEELISVLR; encoded by the coding sequence ATGAAAAACAAGTTAGTCGTAGTTACGGGAGTTCCAGGTGTGGGAGGCACTACAATCACTCAAAAAGCCATGGAAAAGTTAAGTGAGGAAGGTATAAACTATAAAATGGTTAATTTTGGAACAGTAATGTTTGAAGTAGCCCAGGAAGAAAACCTTGTAGAAGATAGGGACCAGATGAGAAAATTGGATCCTGATACACAGAAAAGAATACAAAAATTGGCGGGAAGGAAAATAGCAGAGATGGTAAAAGAATCCCCTGTAGTTGTGGATACACACAGTACCATTAAAACACCTAAAGGTTACTTACCTGGACTTCCAGTGTGGGTTTTAAATGAATTAAATCCAGATATAATTATAGTGGTTGAAACTTCAGGGGACGAAATTTTGATTAGAAGGTTAAATGATGAGACAAGAAATAGGGATCTTGAAACAACAGCAGGAATTGAAGAACACCAAATTATGAACAGAGCTGCTGCAATGACTTATGGTGTTCTAACAGGGGCTACTGTGAAAATAATTCAAAATAAAAATAACTTATTAGATTATGCAGTTGAGGAATTAATTTCAGTTCTAAGATAA
- a CDS encoding winged helix-turn-helix domain-containing protein, with the protein MNLEKTVKIGDALSNPVRIKIIHLLNKKPMNIYELAKTLNLSRPVIYAHLKKLEEADLVESDLILDEARAKRIYKSKEFKFCIDNDKIDGFFK; encoded by the coding sequence ATGAATTTGGAAAAAACTGTTAAGATAGGGGATGCACTGTCTAACCCTGTAAGAATTAAAATAATTCATCTTTTGAATAAAAAACCCATGAATATTTATGAATTGGCAAAAACTCTAAATCTATCGAGACCTGTGATATATGCCCATTTAAAAAAACTGGAAGAAGCTGATTTAGTGGAAAGTGATTTAATATTGGATGAAGCTAGGGCTAAGAGAATATACAAATCAAAGGAATTTAAATTTTGCATAGACAATGATAAAATAGATGGATTTTTTAAGTGA
- a CDS encoding DUF2202 domain-containing protein, translated as MKDILKLTVISLVASMVLLAGCISQNTDTQMPDNQIQNNNQADYHQNQMGMGKGGIVGSNGDVNVSLMCENIDALPQQSISEEEKEGLLEMREEEKLARDVYLTLYDKWKLQIFKNIANSEQTHTDSVKYLLEKYNIPDPVESEEVGKFSNPKFEELYNNLVEKGSQSAVDALIVGATIEDLDIADLENWISKTDNEDIKLVYENLMKGSRNHMRAFVRMLDSYGANYTPQYISSEEYEQILSSSMERGGGPNR; from the coding sequence ATGAAAGATATTTTAAAATTGACAGTTATATCATTAGTCGCTTCCATGGTTCTTTTAGCAGGATGCATATCTCAAAATACGGATACCCAGATGCCAGATAATCAAATACAAAATAATAATCAGGCTGATTATCATCAAAACCAGATGGGCATGGGAAAGGGAGGAATTGTAGGAAGTAATGGGGATGTAAATGTTAGCTTAATGTGTGAGAATATTGATGCACTCCCACAACAGTCAATAAGTGAGGAGGAAAAGGAAGGATTGCTTGAAATGAGAGAAGAAGAGAAATTGGCAAGAGATGTTTATTTAACATTATATGATAAGTGGAAATTACAGATATTCAAAAATATTGCTAATAGCGAACAAACCCATACTGATTCAGTAAAATATCTATTAGAAAAATACAATATCCCAGACCCAGTTGAAAGTGAAGAAGTTGGAAAATTCTCAAATCCAAAATTTGAGGAATTATATAATAATTTAGTTGAAAAGGGTAGTCAGTCAGCTGTTGATGCGTTGATAGTTGGGGCAACTATTGAGGATTTAGATATTGCTGATTTAGAAAATTGGATAAGCAAAACCGATAACGAAGACATAAAATTGGTTTATGAAAATCTAATGAAAGGTTCAAGAAATCATATGAGAGCTTTTGTTAGAATGTTAGATAGTTACGGAGCAAATTACACTCCACAATACATAAGCAGTGAAGAATATGAACAAATACTAAGCAGCTCAATGGAGAGAGGAGGAGGCCCTAACAGGTGA
- a CDS encoding EMC3/TMCO1 family protein — protein MFDSIFNAFYSSMDAIFMPIVQNMHPGISIFIIAFLVSFIINLATKVLVNQNRMAELKKELQEFQVKARKASKDPELMKELQEEQQKMMAMQMEMMKMSFKPMIYTWAPIIAIFAYLRHVYDFGGVVHQLNPDWNGVVVQLPYIISKMIFVSFWHWIGGIFYHGGFGIVSNTALGWLGWYILCSMATSMVLRKVMGIK, from the coding sequence ATGTTTGACTCTATTTTTAATGCATTTTATAGTTCAATGGATGCCATATTTATGCCCATTGTGCAGAACATGCATCCTGGAATTTCTATATTTATTATAGCGTTCCTCGTATCGTTTATAATAAACTTAGCCACAAAAGTTCTCGTTAATCAGAACAGAATGGCAGAACTAAAAAAAGAGTTACAGGAATTTCAAGTTAAGGCTAGAAAGGCATCAAAAGATCCAGAGCTCATGAAGGAGCTCCAGGAAGAGCAACAGAAAATGATGGCAATGCAAATGGAAATGATGAAAATGAGCTTCAAACCTATGATATATACATGGGCGCCTATTATAGCCATATTTGCTTATTTAAGACATGTTTATGATTTTGGAGGGGTTGTCCATCAATTAAATCCTGACTGGAATGGCGTTGTAGTTCAACTGCCGTACATTATTTCTAAAATGATTTTTGTATCATTCTGGCACTGGATTGGAGGTATTTTCTACCATGGTGGATTTGGAATCGTTTCCAATACTGCATTAGGGTGGTTAGGTTGGTACATACTGTGTTCAATGGCGACATCCATGGTTTTAAGGAAAGTTATGGGCATAAAATAA